The Hemiscyllium ocellatum isolate sHemOce1 chromosome 7, sHemOce1.pat.X.cur, whole genome shotgun sequence genome window below encodes:
- the zdbf2 gene encoding DBF4-type zinc finger-containing protein 2 isoform X2: MERFLQDVIQYHPSRYKDNRSTYMDLPSINAPLLPRKELADIHSCQDDKETIGTREELPSTDNESIRSAHLMVGKNGAACSRAKANVSSPMPIGAPLIHKDTTVKETAYGEHVIDISSPTPKGLRRAAFLGLSEGILPCGKVDRHGHRIGLGLYRPTPRKGIKDHDKTVAVSQPRCEQRENWSPAQMNFPNVSSGPALRFSRLHNVNSQGTVAGSPLPQLRDYTGASSPRCAGGPSQAEECRLQNRSTVTCLSTLKEAKIVDRIEDLVSETIETVIQKYCNRQVSQCQESDSENSAAEVKGMPTYCQLEKKRKVVETGLQGSLPGRKWPLEGEHHLGAPLNSNDAVCNRQAVRDTASCFKKMLSLSLSNERKAGGQKPAASEDGSSGGSICSLGSHLGHLKSTSSSEWDTSVKVEKDCSRIASKDLELLTDTQITLEDRGYKTQLSSVLHFQPEECDKMEEENPAHTENGVKVEQVETRPQPLEGEQKLRSLPYVPASFAGKTWSEIMAEDDLKVEALVKEFKEGRYLCYFDSESLANRGRKQRKKHQASNKDPSQANSKASAETAGGLPHLQEDNNEAEPEPGPCKLEPGKKPGLRHCRLASRCQVVKVSHGTQTSEAGYPVVKKKSRRVEQEPENVWAGGEAEAEERPGAKARLCSVRLPRSYSKIMSPVQPRTVIYVLSSPDFASATRAACHEGKRTSKASDDGASPAKYKYKKSPVRYYDPATNRIVKTPPGTHHVRQLFRSLSPDINMGQFTEKPRLKAAGSVACAAAALPHPGNNQALGLWPTTAAAASSSSVKERPLGESPGSECPSKSTGTASSSRQPSLSRSLLGSDSGLRPPPPAPPQRRCRHLLSDAKSGLLSPLRKETPESPFGKLQVYVGPRSRRPLDKEGPRQASGEGQLAGCEEEEEENGEGRGREDGPVRPTLGPRPGLRGTSSHSDTGPPTTSPPPSRRPRLRPASRDTTSGRKVVRREAEVVIVPRQSPRQAARKRK; encoded by the coding sequence GTCAACGTACATGGATCTGCCGTCAATTAATGCCCCACTTCTCCCCAGGAAGGAGCTCGCAGACATACACTCCTGTCAAGATGACAAGGAGACCATTGGGACCAGAGAGGAGTTGCCCAGCACCGATAACGAATCCATCAGATCAGCACACTTGATGGTTGGGAAGAATGGAGCAGCTTGCAGTCGGGCTAAAGCCAATGTATCATCTCCAATGCCTATTGGCGCTCCACTGATTCACAAAGATACCACTGTTAAAGAAACAGCGTATGGTGAGCATGTGATTGACATCAGCTCCCCTACACCTAAAGGCTTACGCAGGGCTGCTTTTTTAGGTTTGAGTGAGGGTATCCTGCCATGCGGTAAAGTGGATCGGCATGGCCATCGTATCGGTTTAGGTCTGTACCGACCTACGCCAAGGAAGGGAATAAAGGACCATGATAAGACCGTGGCTGTCAGCCAACCCAGATGTGAGCAACGTGAAAACTGGAGTCCCGCTCAAATGAACTTTCCTAACGTCTCCTCAGGGCCAGCTTTGCGGTTTTCCAGATTGCACAATGTTAATTCTCAGGGCACAGTAGCAGGGTCTCCTCTTCCTCAACTCAGGGACTATACCGGGGCCAGCAGCCCGCGCTGCGCAGGTGGGCCAAGCCAAGCCGAGGAGTGCAGGCTACAGAACAGGAGCACCGTCACTTGCCTCAGTACCCTCAAAGAGGCGAAAATCGTGGACCGCATAGAGGACCTGGTCTCCGAGACCATCGAGACAGTCATTCAGAAGTACTGCAACAGGCAGGTGTCGCAATGTcaggagagtgacagtgagaattCAGCAGCGGAGGTCAAAGGGATGCCGACTTATTGTCAGCTCGAGAAGAAAAGGAAAGTGGTAGAGACAGGCCTACAGGGCAGTCTGCCAGGCAGGAAATGGCCTCTTGAAGGAGAGCACCATCTGGGTGCCCCTTTGAACAGTAATGACGCGGTTTGTAACAGACAGGCGGTGCGGGATACAGCATCTTGCTTCAAGAAAATGCTGTCTTTAAGCCTATCCAATGAAAGGAAAGCAGGGGGACAGAAGCCAGCTGCTAGTGAAGATGGCAGTTCTGGTGGCAGCATCTGTTCCCTTGGTAGTCACCTGGGGCACCTGAAGTCAACCAGCAGCTCCGAGTGGGACACCTCTGTCAAGGTGGAAAAGGACTGCTCGCGGATAGCGAGCAAGGACCTGGAGCTCCTGACGGACACCCAGATAACCCTTGAAGACAGAGGCTACAAAACCCAGCTGAGCTCCGTCCTGCATTTCCAACCGGAGGAGTGCGACAAAATGGAAGAGGAGAATCCCGCCCACACTGAGAACGGCGTGAAGGTGGAGCAGGTGGAAACCAGGCCGCAGCCCCTCGAAGGTGAGCAGAAGCTCCGGTCACTGCCATATGTGCCTGCGTCATTCGCGGGGAAGACCTGGTCGGAAATCATGGCGGAGGATGACCTGAAGGTGGAGGCGTTGGTCAAGGAGTTCAAGGAGGGGCGATACTTGTGCTACTTCGACAGTGAATCACTGGCCAACCGCGGAAGGAAGCAACGCAAGAAGCACCAGGCCAGCAACAAAGACCCGTCACAGGCCAACTCCAAGGCTTCAGCTGAAACCGCTGGGGGTTTACCCCACTTGCAGGAGGACAACAACGAGGCCGAGCCCGAGCCGGGTCCCTGCAAGCTGGAGCCGGGCAAGAAACCGGGCCTGAGGCACTGCCGCCTGGCATCCCGGTGCCAGGTGGTGAAGGTGAGCCACGGTACCCAGACCAGCGAGGCTGGCTATCCAGTGGTCAAGAAGAAGTCACGGAGGGTGGAGCAGGAGCCTGAGAATGTCTGGGCAGGTGGTGAGGCTGAGGCCGAAGAGAGACCAGGTGCCAAGGCTAGGCTGTGTTCGGTGAGGCTGCCCAGGTCCTACAGCAAGATCATGAGCCCGGTGCAGCCAAGGACCGTCATCTACGTGCTGTCGTCGCCAGATTTCGCGTCGGCCACACGGGCCGCCTGCCACGAGGGCAAGAGGACCTCAAAGGCATCTGATGACGGCGCCAGCCCGGCCAAGTACAAGTACAAGAAGTCACCAGTCAGATACTATGACCCGGCCACCAACAGGATCGTCAAGACGCCGCCAGGCACCCACCACGTGCGGCAGCTGTTCAGGAGCCTGAGCCCGGATATCAACATGGGACAGTTCACCGAAAAGCCGCGGCTCAAGGCCGCAGGAAGTGTTGCCTGTGCTGCCGCTGCTCTCCCGCATCCGGGTAACAACCAGGCCTTAGGCCTGTGGCCTACGACGGCCGCTGCTGCCTCATCCTCTTCTGTCAAGGAGCGGCCACTTGGGGAGAGCCCTGGCAGCGAGTGCCCGTCCAAAAGCACTGGCACCGCCTCCAGCTCCCGCCAGCCGTCACTGTCCCGCTCGTTGTTGGGTTCGGACAGTGGGCTAAGGCCTCCGCCGCCCGCTCCTCCTCAGCGCCGCTGCCGCCATCTCTTGTCAGACGCCAAAAGCGGCCTCCTGTCGCCGCTGAGGAAAGAGACACCCGAGTCACCGTTTGGCAAGCTCCAGGTGTACGTGGGCCCCAGGAGCCGGAGGCCTTTGGACAAGGAGGGTCCGAGGCAAGCCTCCGGGGAAGGACAGTTGGCGGGGtgtgaggaagaggaggaggagaatggggAGGGCAGGGGCAGGGAAGATGGCCCTGTCAGACCAACCCTGGGGCCACGGCCCGGCCTCAGGGGCACTTCATCCCACTCTGACACGGGCCCACCAACCACCAGCCCCCCACCCAGCCGTAGGCCCCGCCTCAGGCCTGCTTCTAGGGACACCACCTCGGGCAGAAAGGTGGTACGGAGGGAGGCCGAGGTAGTCATTGTACCCCGGCAAAGCCCCCGCCAGGCCGCCCGCAAGAGAAAGTGA
- the zdbf2 gene encoding DBF4-type zinc finger-containing protein 2 isoform X1 yields MNDSASGDGPHQEQPIPETFSKQSRRGYCGCCKELYTCLEQHLQTIRHRQFASEPRNQGPAKSLMERFLQDVIQYHPSRYKDNRSTYMDLPSINAPLLPRKELADIHSCQDDKETIGTREELPSTDNESIRSAHLMVGKNGAACSRAKANVSSPMPIGAPLIHKDTTVKETAYGEHVIDISSPTPKGLRRAAFLGLSEGILPCGKVDRHGHRIGLGLYRPTPRKGIKDHDKTVAVSQPRCEQRENWSPAQMNFPNVSSGPALRFSRLHNVNSQGTVAGSPLPQLRDYTGASSPRCAGGPSQAEECRLQNRSTVTCLSTLKEAKIVDRIEDLVSETIETVIQKYCNRQVSQCQESDSENSAAEVKGMPTYCQLEKKRKVVETGLQGSLPGRKWPLEGEHHLGAPLNSNDAVCNRQAVRDTASCFKKMLSLSLSNERKAGGQKPAASEDGSSGGSICSLGSHLGHLKSTSSSEWDTSVKVEKDCSRIASKDLELLTDTQITLEDRGYKTQLSSVLHFQPEECDKMEEENPAHTENGVKVEQVETRPQPLEGEQKLRSLPYVPASFAGKTWSEIMAEDDLKVEALVKEFKEGRYLCYFDSESLANRGRKQRKKHQASNKDPSQANSKASAETAGGLPHLQEDNNEAEPEPGPCKLEPGKKPGLRHCRLASRCQVVKVSHGTQTSEAGYPVVKKKSRRVEQEPENVWAGGEAEAEERPGAKARLCSVRLPRSYSKIMSPVQPRTVIYVLSSPDFASATRAACHEGKRTSKASDDGASPAKYKYKKSPVRYYDPATNRIVKTPPGTHHVRQLFRSLSPDINMGQFTEKPRLKAAGSVACAAAALPHPGNNQALGLWPTTAAAASSSSVKERPLGESPGSECPSKSTGTASSSRQPSLSRSLLGSDSGLRPPPPAPPQRRCRHLLSDAKSGLLSPLRKETPESPFGKLQVYVGPRSRRPLDKEGPRQASGEGQLAGCEEEEEENGEGRGREDGPVRPTLGPRPGLRGTSSHSDTGPPTTSPPPSRRPRLRPASRDTTSGRKVVRREAEVVIVPRQSPRQAARKRK; encoded by the coding sequence GTCAACGTACATGGATCTGCCGTCAATTAATGCCCCACTTCTCCCCAGGAAGGAGCTCGCAGACATACACTCCTGTCAAGATGACAAGGAGACCATTGGGACCAGAGAGGAGTTGCCCAGCACCGATAACGAATCCATCAGATCAGCACACTTGATGGTTGGGAAGAATGGAGCAGCTTGCAGTCGGGCTAAAGCCAATGTATCATCTCCAATGCCTATTGGCGCTCCACTGATTCACAAAGATACCACTGTTAAAGAAACAGCGTATGGTGAGCATGTGATTGACATCAGCTCCCCTACACCTAAAGGCTTACGCAGGGCTGCTTTTTTAGGTTTGAGTGAGGGTATCCTGCCATGCGGTAAAGTGGATCGGCATGGCCATCGTATCGGTTTAGGTCTGTACCGACCTACGCCAAGGAAGGGAATAAAGGACCATGATAAGACCGTGGCTGTCAGCCAACCCAGATGTGAGCAACGTGAAAACTGGAGTCCCGCTCAAATGAACTTTCCTAACGTCTCCTCAGGGCCAGCTTTGCGGTTTTCCAGATTGCACAATGTTAATTCTCAGGGCACAGTAGCAGGGTCTCCTCTTCCTCAACTCAGGGACTATACCGGGGCCAGCAGCCCGCGCTGCGCAGGTGGGCCAAGCCAAGCCGAGGAGTGCAGGCTACAGAACAGGAGCACCGTCACTTGCCTCAGTACCCTCAAAGAGGCGAAAATCGTGGACCGCATAGAGGACCTGGTCTCCGAGACCATCGAGACAGTCATTCAGAAGTACTGCAACAGGCAGGTGTCGCAATGTcaggagagtgacagtgagaattCAGCAGCGGAGGTCAAAGGGATGCCGACTTATTGTCAGCTCGAGAAGAAAAGGAAAGTGGTAGAGACAGGCCTACAGGGCAGTCTGCCAGGCAGGAAATGGCCTCTTGAAGGAGAGCACCATCTGGGTGCCCCTTTGAACAGTAATGACGCGGTTTGTAACAGACAGGCGGTGCGGGATACAGCATCTTGCTTCAAGAAAATGCTGTCTTTAAGCCTATCCAATGAAAGGAAAGCAGGGGGACAGAAGCCAGCTGCTAGTGAAGATGGCAGTTCTGGTGGCAGCATCTGTTCCCTTGGTAGTCACCTGGGGCACCTGAAGTCAACCAGCAGCTCCGAGTGGGACACCTCTGTCAAGGTGGAAAAGGACTGCTCGCGGATAGCGAGCAAGGACCTGGAGCTCCTGACGGACACCCAGATAACCCTTGAAGACAGAGGCTACAAAACCCAGCTGAGCTCCGTCCTGCATTTCCAACCGGAGGAGTGCGACAAAATGGAAGAGGAGAATCCCGCCCACACTGAGAACGGCGTGAAGGTGGAGCAGGTGGAAACCAGGCCGCAGCCCCTCGAAGGTGAGCAGAAGCTCCGGTCACTGCCATATGTGCCTGCGTCATTCGCGGGGAAGACCTGGTCGGAAATCATGGCGGAGGATGACCTGAAGGTGGAGGCGTTGGTCAAGGAGTTCAAGGAGGGGCGATACTTGTGCTACTTCGACAGTGAATCACTGGCCAACCGCGGAAGGAAGCAACGCAAGAAGCACCAGGCCAGCAACAAAGACCCGTCACAGGCCAACTCCAAGGCTTCAGCTGAAACCGCTGGGGGTTTACCCCACTTGCAGGAGGACAACAACGAGGCCGAGCCCGAGCCGGGTCCCTGCAAGCTGGAGCCGGGCAAGAAACCGGGCCTGAGGCACTGCCGCCTGGCATCCCGGTGCCAGGTGGTGAAGGTGAGCCACGGTACCCAGACCAGCGAGGCTGGCTATCCAGTGGTCAAGAAGAAGTCACGGAGGGTGGAGCAGGAGCCTGAGAATGTCTGGGCAGGTGGTGAGGCTGAGGCCGAAGAGAGACCAGGTGCCAAGGCTAGGCTGTGTTCGGTGAGGCTGCCCAGGTCCTACAGCAAGATCATGAGCCCGGTGCAGCCAAGGACCGTCATCTACGTGCTGTCGTCGCCAGATTTCGCGTCGGCCACACGGGCCGCCTGCCACGAGGGCAAGAGGACCTCAAAGGCATCTGATGACGGCGCCAGCCCGGCCAAGTACAAGTACAAGAAGTCACCAGTCAGATACTATGACCCGGCCACCAACAGGATCGTCAAGACGCCGCCAGGCACCCACCACGTGCGGCAGCTGTTCAGGAGCCTGAGCCCGGATATCAACATGGGACAGTTCACCGAAAAGCCGCGGCTCAAGGCCGCAGGAAGTGTTGCCTGTGCTGCCGCTGCTCTCCCGCATCCGGGTAACAACCAGGCCTTAGGCCTGTGGCCTACGACGGCCGCTGCTGCCTCATCCTCTTCTGTCAAGGAGCGGCCACTTGGGGAGAGCCCTGGCAGCGAGTGCCCGTCCAAAAGCACTGGCACCGCCTCCAGCTCCCGCCAGCCGTCACTGTCCCGCTCGTTGTTGGGTTCGGACAGTGGGCTAAGGCCTCCGCCGCCCGCTCCTCCTCAGCGCCGCTGCCGCCATCTCTTGTCAGACGCCAAAAGCGGCCTCCTGTCGCCGCTGAGGAAAGAGACACCCGAGTCACCGTTTGGCAAGCTCCAGGTGTACGTGGGCCCCAGGAGCCGGAGGCCTTTGGACAAGGAGGGTCCGAGGCAAGCCTCCGGGGAAGGACAGTTGGCGGGGtgtgaggaagaggaggaggagaatggggAGGGCAGGGGCAGGGAAGATGGCCCTGTCAGACCAACCCTGGGGCCACGGCCCGGCCTCAGGGGCACTTCATCCCACTCTGACACGGGCCCACCAACCACCAGCCCCCCACCCAGCCGTAGGCCCCGCCTCAGGCCTGCTTCTAGGGACACCACCTCGGGCAGAAAGGTGGTACGGAGGGAGGCCGAGGTAGTCATTGTACCCCGGCAAAGCCCCCGCCAGGCCGCCCGCAAGAGAAAGTGA